In one Colletotrichum destructivum chromosome 2, complete sequence genomic region, the following are encoded:
- a CDS encoding Putative heterokaryon incompatibility: MAGINFQYDNLPSGRWFRLLHIHPGLADDPLVCDLVTVSLDSSPPYKALSYVWGDPNVLAEITCSGSQRPVTVNLFDGLQQLRSPDRVETVWADAICINQGDNDEKAHQVNLMGVIYDRAAEVVVWLGKDPGNLAESAFEGLRTVNAAIQNGTHMIESVVPGAALRMPKGDGSQESSSFPVQQRRSNLRDILKTHYLRGIKGLFQLAWFTRVWVLQEVGLATEATAFWGDSQVSFSEIAMFILFSMTDEHMDYALGQDVKDIISGSPYYAFWSVWSTYNKRDSWVTRCPSLKAYSEYQAAECRIDFLVVLEASRRFNATNALDHVFAFLGHPKALVPTAGTTLVQANYHISLETLHSVVASRLAEQSLNFLVQVQNQPANLKSNCTAPSWIPAWNVNNPDSPTAFWEAWDASLRATTRPSFEAQAAGGRLHVSAILFDTVSCYTDRMEKSDFDRSTSGPGRLAEQCWALTEESAKTRPHVYGDDALLSFALTLICHHRSNNTGRAELESLLALFVRFCAVYNGDFWRAKLEHLGISFLNTPPMGERRIVAQFQDYGTNRRFFVSSGGYWGLGPSLMQEGDVCAILFGADVPFILRQTAGDGRYRLVGQAYICGAMYGEVVESLEEGKASYDKENICLV, from the coding sequence ATGGCGGGCATCAACTTCCAGTATGACAACCTGCCTTCAGGCCGCTGGTTTCGCTTACTGCACATCCACCCCGGACTGGCGGATGACCCGCTCGTCTGCGACTTGGTTACAGTCAGCTTGGACAGCAGCCCTCCGTACAAGGCCTTGTCATATGTCTGGGGAGACCCGAACGTTCTCGCCGAAATCACTTGCTCAGGATCGCAGCGCCCGGTCACAGTCAATCTGTTTGACGGACTCCAGCAGTTGAGGAGCCCGGACCGAGTGGAAACGGTATGGGCCGACGCCATCTGTATCAACCAaggcgacaacgacgagaaAGCGCACCAAGTCAACCTCATGGGTGTCATCTATGACCGTGCAGCAGAGGTCGTCGTGTGGCTCGGAAAGGACCCGGGCAATCTCGCGGAGTCAGCTTTCGAAGGGCTGAGAACAGTCAACGCGGCGATCCAGAACGGGACACACATGATCGAATCGGTCGTGCCGGGAGCGGCCCTTAGAATGCCAAAGGGAGACGGATCTCAAGAgtcctcttcctttcccgTCCAGCAACGAAGGAGCAACTTGCGGGATATTCTTAAGACACACTATCTCCGAGGGATCAAAGGGCTGTTTCAACTCGCGTGGTTCACACGTGTGTGGGTGCTTCAAGAAGTCGGGTTGGCAACCGAAGCCACGGCGTTCTGGGGAGACTCCCAAGTCAGCTTCAGCGAGATCGCCATGTTCATTCTCTTCTCCATGACCGATGAGCACATGGACTACGCTCTCGGGCAGGACGTCAAAGACATCATTTCGGGATCTCCGTATTATGCTTTTTGGAGCGTGTGGTCAACCTACAACAAAAGGGACTCTTGGGTAACGCGCTGCCCGTCACTCAAGGCGTACTCGGAATACCAAGCGGCTGAGTGTCGGATCGATTTTCTCGTCGTTCTCGAGGCATCGAGACGGTTCAACGCCACAAACGCCTTAGACCATGTCTTTGCGTTTCTTGGACATCCAAAGGCGCTGGTCCCCACAGCCGGCACGACCCTCGTTCAAGCAAACTACCATATTTCTCTAGAGACTCTTCACAGCGTTGTAGCCAGCCGCCTGGCCGAGCAGTCTCTTAACTTCTTGGTCCAGGTCCAGAATCAGCCAGCAAACCTCAAATCAAATTGCACTGCTCCCTCGTGGATCCCGGCATGGAACGTCAACAACCCGGACTCCCCAACTGCATTCTGGGAAGCATGGGATGCCAGCCTGCGCGCGACAACGCGTCCTTCATTCGAGGCCCAAGCAGCTGGGGGTAGGCTCCATGTCTCTGCCATATTATTTGATACGGTTTCCTGCTACACCGACAGAATGGAGAAGTCGGATTTTGATCGTTCAACATCGGGGCCTGGGCGTCTAGCCGAACAATGCTGGGCGCTTACGGAGGAATCTGCAAAGACAAGGCCGCATGTGTACGGAGACGACGCGCTGTTGTCTTTTGCCCTGACTCTCATCTGCCATCACAGGAGCAACAACACGGGCAGGGCGGAGCTCGAAAGCTTGCTTGCGTTGTTCGTCCGATTCTGCGCCGTTTACAATGGGGACTTCTGGAGGGCCAAGTTGGAACATCTCGGCATCTCGTTTTTGAACACGCCCCCGATGGGTGAGCGGCGTATCGTTGCCCAGTTCCAAGACTATGGGACGAACAGGAGGTTCTTTGTGAGCAGTGGCGGATACTGGGGTCTCGGCCCTTCCCTCATGCAAGAGGGGGATGTATGCGCCATACTGTTCGGCGCGGACGTCCCTTTCATCCTGAGACAGACGGCTGGAGATGGTAGGTATCGGCTTGTTGGCCAAGCTTACATATGCGGCGCCATGTATGGCGAGGTGGTCGAGAgcttggaggaggggaaagcCAGTTACGATAAAGAGAACATTTGCCTGGTTTGA
- a CDS encoding Putative cytochrome P450 encodes MPGQFHAFVYSILALLAVGCIQTLRQWRWKRFQQFSHVPQAGKPSFLRGHRKVLDSLFRKGDPRRHVDQVMIDTCKDIGNPPVLLFDLRPMIPPMLMIFDWEVAEQITKSSPTWNSSCPKSPTMRPIYHLTGKRSILVSNGEEWRQQRRKLNPGFAPQHLMTLLPTILDKTMVFLQRLDGFCETGEEFRMDEICGALTFDIIGAVSMGLELKAQVPGQHHEIVPAFQRLLGEYVNYRRRNIPFLNWSNERRRRQYGSELDRLVKDIIRESYGRIISNKARSRDVLALSLEGTEELTPELLQVTSDNLRSFLFAGHDTTSILLQWAIYELSRSPRQLQSLCAELEELLGSDTDPAATREKLLRQPDILNQMPYTAAVIKETLRLYPPAGSVRMSPPGTGFQLRLPNGEYVAADGVSMMISPGQLQRDPSVYGETAHDFLPERWLNDASSIPAGAWRPFERGPRGCIGQELTNIEAKIILVCVARRYSFVKVGLGELELDEKGSPITDERGYFKTKSTLFNSTQIIAKPVDRTVMKVRFRQC; translated from the exons ATGCCAGGCCAGTTTCACGCTTTCGTTTATTCCATCctggcgctgctggcggtgGGCTGCATCCAGACGCTCCGACAATGGCGATGGAAAAGATTCCAGCAGTTCTCTCATGTTCCCCAAGCTGGGAAACCCTCGTTCTTGCGGGGACACAGGAAGGTCCTTGATAGTCTCTTCCGCAAAGGTGATCCGCGGAGACATGTTG ACCAAGTCATGATCGATACGTGCAAAGATATTGGCAACCCCCCTGTGTTGCTTTTTGATCTCCGGCCGATGATTCCTCCAATGCTAATGATATTCGACTGGGAGGTGGCCGAGCAAATCACAAAGTCCTCCCCGACGTGGAATAGCAGCTGTCCCAAGTCGCCGACCATGCGGCCGATATATCACCTGACGGGAAAGCGATCAATTTTAGTCTCTAAT GGCGAAGAATGGAGGCAACAAAGGCGGAAGCTCAATCCCGGATTCGCTCCTCAACACTTGATGACACTCTTGCCAACGATACTTGACAAGACCATGGTCTTCCTCCAACGTCTTGATGGCTTTTGTGAGACTGGCGAAGAATTCCGCATGGACGAGATTTGCGGAGCACTCACATTCGACATCATCGGTGCCGTTTCCATGGGATTGGAATTGAAAGCACAGGTTCCAGGCCAGCATCATGAGATCGTGCCTGCTTTCCAACGGCTCCTGGGAGAATACGTCAACTACAGACGCCGAAACATACCGTTTCTGAACTGGAGTAACgagcgacgtcgccgccagtACGGGAGCGAGCTGGACAGGCTGGTGAAAGACATCATTCGGGAAAGCTACGGTCGGATCATCTCCAACAAAGCGAGATCTCGCGACGTGCTCGCTCTCAGTCTAGAGGGAACCGAAGAGCTCACCCCGGAGCTCCTACAGGTGACGAGCGACAACTTACGTTCGTTTCTGTTCGCCGGCCACGACACGACCAGCATTCTCTTGCAATGGGCCATCTACGAACTGTCAAGGTCTCCGCGACAACTCCAGTCTCTCTGCGCAGAGCTCGAGGAACTGCTGGGCAGCGACACGGATCCCGCCGCGACGAGGGAGAAGCTTCTTCGTCAGCCGGACATTTTGAACCAGATGCCATACACTGCAGCCGTGATCAAGGAAACACTGCGTCTGTACCCGCCGGCGGGCTCGGTGCGCATGTCTCCTCCGGGAACCGGCTTTCAGCTGAGACTCCCCAACGGAGAGTACGTGGCGGCCGATGGGGTCTCCATGATGATCTCCCCGGGTCAGCTACAGAGGGATCCGTCCGTTTACGGGGAGACGGCACACGATTTCCTGCCCGAGAGGTGGCTCAACGACGCATCCAGCATACCGGCCGGTGCCTGGAGGCCTTTCGAGAGGGGCCCGAGGGGCTGCATCGGGCAGGAACTTACGAACATTGAAGCCAAAATCATTCTGGTGTGCGTGGCGCGTCGGTACAGCTTCGTCAAAGTTGGGCTTGGAGAGCTGGAGTTGGATGAGAAGGGGAGTCCGATAACGGACGAACGAGGGTACTTCAAGACCAAGTCCACTCTTTTCAAT AGCACTCAGATCATCGCCAAACCTGTGGACCGCACAGTGATGAAAGTTAGGTTCAGGCAGTGTTAG
- a CDS encoding Putative P-loop containing nucleoside triphosphate hydrolase, dynamin yields the protein MTQARLPSSTSASSSVRTDTSSRPSPTPSFGSTPSFFPSPPPQQLFRFQGSSSPTPPRRSPAPAFGSTPNFVLSTPPENTFVFGGLLRSTVDAPSGTHPDDPLPSVERDWRSPSIATSASSRLDNNARTPSFSFSPPPPSTPTQHRTVPSVSNSPNGTASPRSPDETESIAGRLGNVNLTPRQSSLAMTDVGAAIAAVANGLDEQTPRPAASSPDFGRPSPSPSPSPRPRLKAKQPPHNVEDEKPPSNRFHDPAVQQAFGKAKTLMSSLANALGSGSLHVNPDSTIQRLHRQAQDLSRFQCPSTRTVGFVGDSGVGKSSLLNSLLDSQHLARTSNSGAACTCVVTEYHYHDSRDFVIDVELFSQEELINQITELLQTYRRHHLPSEENETAVGAKDVIEVEDVGEVEDVEEQAKVAHDTFKAMFRDRLKDEQFLTTKPKDYVLSTLRSWVLEARPSQIGGIKTRSSLQECSDLLMHLTSETAEATEPAVWPYIRKIKVFLDSHILSKGLVLVDLPGLRDLNSARRMITERYLVECDEIFAVCNIGRAMTDVGVFSVFELARKAKLSNVGIICTRSDDIQASEAVRDWRGHSAEQVQELSNNVSTVQSEISSIALVLPDEDTGDDPDYYNKLFRDKHKAEKRLLQHQFNLKKHLVETRNTTVISELQTKYGNKVPARTLQVFCVSNTEYWAKRSMPRDDALPSLELSCILDLRKHCLSIVADTQLEAVKQFVVNDIPALVGDVALWVQSGAGSTDAEHKRAVRETLDEVERRLKKDLTGRNSMLSKIAKSFAEDFKTRVYDNRNTDSWRQTAIAAGSNWNEVETYSAFCRNYGSHYTKAAGRWHDWNEEIIAGMVTDLVVPWQRLCSLFDAEIEEAIDLVDESMEWALETLEDELEGFSFTVTLSQVLLCHKNTMLSEAQKAYDDFETSLSTLRVDALSGIRTSLIGQAMESSYKACNLDSGGGSHTRRKGYINGTIARQDLFRNLMRDFRRRLNGLADSLQADLLTTIRAHLAMIGETLDLIRRENVATESESNPELRSRLGEEVSLVTEKMRLIQQVIVG from the exons ATGACTCAAGCT CGTCTTCCATCTTCcacctcggcgtcctcgtccgtgaGGACTGACACGTCATCAAGGCCTTCGCCCACTCCATCGTTTGGCAGTACGCCGAGTTTCTTTCCGTCCCCTCCACCACAACAGTTGTTTCGGTTCCAggggtcgtcttcgccgacaCCTCCACGGCGCTCTCCTGCCCCTGCCTTCGGATCGACGCCAAATTTCGTCTTATCAACACCTCCAGAGAACACCTTCGTGTTCGGAGGCTTACTACGTAGCACAGTGGATGCCCCTTCTGGTACTCATCCAGATGATCCTCTCCCATCCGTTGAAAGAGATTGGAGGAGTCCTTCGATAGCTACGAGCGCCTCCAGCCGGCTGGACAACAATGCTCGGActccttccttctctttctccccgccgccgccttctacACCTACGCAGCATCGAACAGTTCCGTCGGTTTCCAACAGCCCCAACGGGACCGCTTCGCCTCGGAGTCCCGACGAGACGGAGAGTATCGCCGGTCGCCTGGGAAATGTGAACCTTACGCCTCGCCAGTCGAGCTTGGCAATGACCGATGTCGGGGCGGCCATTGCAGCTGTTGCCAATGGCTTGGACGAGCAAACGCcccggcccgccgcctctAGTCCGGATTTTGGACGGCCTTCGCCGAGTCCTTCGCCGAGTCCCCGCCCTCGACTCAAGGCAAAGCAGCCTCCTCACAATGTTGAGGACGAAAAGCCTCCGTCGAACCGCTTCCATGATCCGGCAGTGCAGCAGGCATTTGGCAAGGCCAAGACTCTCATGAGCAGCCTGGCTAACGCGCTGGGGAGCGGCTCTCTCCACGTCAACCCCGACTCTACAATCCAGAGGTTGCATCGCCAGGCACAAGACTTATCCCGCTTCCAGTGTCCATCGACCCGAACTGTGGGGTTTGTCGGCGACTCTGGTGTCG GCAAAAGCAGTCTCTTGAATTCGCTCCTGGATAGTCAACATCTGGCCAGAACG AGTAACAGCGGTGCTGCTTGCACCTGTGTAGTTACCGAATATCATTACCACGACAGCAGGGACTTCGTCATTGATGTTGAGTTGTTCAGCCAAGAGGAGCTCATAAACCAGATCACGGAGCTGCTCCAGACATaccgtcgccatcacctGCCATCGGAAGAAAATGAAACCGCCGTAGGAGCGAAGGATGTCATAGAAGTGGAGGATGTCGGAGAAGTGGAGGATGTTGAAGAGCAGGCCAAGGTTGCTCACGATACTTTCAAGGCCATGTTCAGAGACCGGCTCAAAGACGAGCAGTTCCtgacgacgaagccgaaggaTTATGTGCTGTCGACTTTGCGCTCGTGGGTGCTGGAAGCGCGGCCATCGCAGATTGGAGGGATAAAGACGAGAAGTAGTCTTCAGGAGTGTTCCGACCTTCTGATGCACTTGACATCCGAGACGGCGGAGGCAACAGAGCCAGCGGTCTGGCCATACATACGGAAGATCAA AGTCTTCCTAGACTCGCACATTCTGAGCAAAGGACTTGTGCTTGTCGACCTACCTG GGCTCCGCGACCTCAACTCCGCGCGGAGGATGATCACCGAGCGGTACCTTGTCGAATGCGACGAAATCTTCGCCGTCTGCAACATTGGACGAGCCATGACTGATGTCGGCGTCTTCAGCGTTTTCGAGCTTGCGCGGAAAGCAAAACTGTCCAACGTGGGCATTATCTGCACCAGATCTGAT GACATCCAAGCCTCGGAAGCCGTGAGAGACTGGAGGGGGCATTCAGCTGAACAAGTCCAGGAACTCAGCAACAATGTGTCAACGGTCCAATCTGAGATTTCCAGTATCGCCCTAGTGCTGCCAGATGAAGACACAGGCGATGATCCGGACTACTACAACAAACTTTTTCGTGACAAACATAAGGCCGA AAAACGTCTACTACAGCACCAATTCAA TCTTAAGAAACACTTGGTCGAGACGCGAAACACAACCGTCATCAGCGAACTGCAAACCAAATACGGCAACAAGGTGCCAGCCAGAACCTTGCAAGTGTTCTGCGTCAGCAACACGGAGTACTGGGCAAAGCGTTCGATGCCGAGGGATGACGCGCTTCCGTCGCTGGAGCTCAGCTGCATTCTTGACCTGCGGAAGCATTGTCTCTCCATTGTTGCCGACACTCAGCTGGAAGCCGTGAAACAGTTTGTCGTCAATGACATCCCGGCCCTGGTTGGGGACGTCGCGCTGTGGGTTCAGTCCGGCGCCGGGAGCACGGATGCGGAGCACAAACGGGCTGTTCGTGAGACTTTGGACGAGGTTGAGCGCCGCCTGAAGAAG GACTTGACAGGAAGAAACTCGATGCTTAGTAAAATTGCCAAGTCATTCGCAGAAGACTTCAAGACCCGTGTATATGACA ACCGAAACACCGACAGCTGGAGACAAACTGCCATCGCTGCTGGTAGCAATTGGAATGAGGTAG AAACTTACTCGGCGTTTTGCCGCAACTACGGCAGTCACTATACAAAAGCTGCGGGCAGGTGGCACGATTGGAACGAAGAGATCATCGCCGGTATGGTCACGGATCTAGTTGTTCCGTGGCAGAGGCTGTGCTCGTTAttcgacgccgagatcgaAGAGGCCATTGACCTAGTCGATGAATCCATGGAATGGGCACTTGAGACCCTCG AAGACGAACTCGAGGGTTTCTCTTTCACGGTGACGCTCAGCCAAGTGTTGCTTTGCCATAAGAACACCATGCTCTCGGAGGCCCAGAAGGCGTACGATGATTTTGAAACCAGCCTGAG CACTCTGCGAGTCGATGCCCTTAGTGGGATTCGGACTTCTCTCATAGGCCAAGCGATGGAAAGCTCGTACAAGGCTTGCAACCTCGACTCTG GGGGTGGAAGCCATACAAGGCGCAAGGGCTACATTAATGGCACCATTGCGCGCCAGGACCTGTTTCGAAACCTGATGCGAGACTTTAGGAGACGACTGAATGGTTTGGCGGACAGCCTCCAAGCTGACTTGCTCACTACCATTCGGGCACACCTTGCCATGATTGGAGAAACTCTGGATTTGATCAGGAGGGAGAACGTAGCGACGGAAAGCGAGAGCAACCCAGAGCTCAGAAGCCGTTTGGGAGAGGAAGTCTCACTGGTGACCGAGAAGATGAGACTCATTCAGCAGGTTATTGTTGGTTAG
- a CDS encoding Putative helicase, P-loop containing nucleoside triphosphate hydrolase, SNF2-like domain superfamily: protein MLRTFANAFNDESDENQQPHDEVCFGALYDGAALPLNAEPPFQECLTAGNTGCEGFVIFGVHRKDNYHVLCPRGTPDEFALLDTQCSNRLRAIEGLDSVRFDAIIEAAAFNKRKKGKRAKITPISLSINVYGPLSVADEVGRKLSAASEFLQHPKALSQSVKYSNPQFLELSEDETDMRTLVGIANDSPSAQRARISDEISRILDSLSDETITMGLDYTPPEELISQLKPHQHQGVLFILEREAAREQASSESANSQSRNRGGIVADVMGLGKTLTILTSILHSSSEAEVFQSFEQATKFSAESNGRTRATLVVVSSAQLLENWVFEIQSHFLPGAVSVVVYHGPKRSENFGSLTSANIVLTTYATVVAEDKGKKLLQELTWFRIVLDEAHWIRNASSKQFKAIAKLSARNRWCLTGTPIQNKLEDIASLAAFLQLQPFPTMASFRQGVLDPLSHGGNDFAKPLRSWLRAVCIRRTEKLLQLSDCREEVVKVFLSETERQLYVQVLHRTKRDIDDIVSKGKSIKKYNVLFTAILKMRMLCNTGTFSRPSASEGFLDGTHKKETGCERCTTTKDEDSALLLMSSQFCPDCDRSLGVSSPMSDFVSGQSGNSPHVGLSPAPEDRLTLTSGHSEKLTAVIQKILTSDSDSKHIVFSYWTSTLDLLSNFLHKEAVHHVQIDGRTSCVERSRRLEAFKERTDIPILLMSVETGALGLNLTAANCVHIVEPQWNPSVEEQAVARALRMGQKRNVTVFRYVAQGTVEQNIIHLQKKKKSVAKFMFNADTADELDGKIEDMRFVLDLDSGLKP from the exons ATGTTGCGAACTTTCGCGAACGCTTTCAACGACGAAAGTGATGAGAATCAACAGCCACATGATGAGGTTTGCTTTGGCGCG CTGTATGACGGCGCCGCACTTCCTCTCAACGCCGAACCTCCTTTTCAAGAGTGTCTCACTGCGGGGAACACTGGCTGTGAGGGTTTTGTTATCTTTGGCGTGCACAGAAAAGACAACTATCATGTTCTTTGCCCGCGAGGAACTCCTGACGAGTTCGCCTTGCTTGACACGCAATGCAGCAACCGATTACGGGCAATTGAAGGTCTTGATTCTGTTCGATTTGACGCCATAATCGAAGCGGCAGCATTTAACAAGCGCAAAAAGGGCAAAAGAGCCAAGATCACGcctatcagcctctcgatCAATGTCTATGGCCCATTATCAGTTGCAGACGAGGTGGGACGCAAGCTATCAGCAGCCTCGGAATTCCTTCAACACCCCAAGGCCCTTTCACAGTCAGTAAAGTACAGCAATCCCCAGTTCCTGGAGTTATCGGAAGACGAAACAGACATGAGGACGTTGGTTGGCATCGCCAATGACTCCCCATCAGCGCAACGAGCTAGAATCTCAGATGAGATCTCCCGCATTCTCGACAGTCTTTCGGATGAAACCATAACCATGGGCTTGGATTATACTCCACCCGAGGAATTAATCTCACAACTGAAGCC TCACCAACACCAAGGTGTCCTATTTATCCTAGAACGAGAGGCAGCAAGGGAGCAAGCTTCGTCGGAATCAGC GAATTCTCAATCCAGGAATCGCGGCGGTATTGTTGCAGATGTAATGGGTCTGGGCAAGACACTTACGATTCTTACATCGATCCTCCACTCATCATCAGAGGCTGAGGTCTTTCAGAGCTTCGAACAGGCAACAAAATTCTCAGCAGAGTCCAATGGTCGAACGAGGGCTACGTTGGTAGTTGTATCGTCTGCAC AGTTACTTGAAAATTGGGTTTTTGAGATCCAAAG TCATTTTTTGCCAGGGGCTGTGAGTGTTGTTGTCTATCACGGGCCCAAACGAAGCGAGAACTTTGGTTCTCTCACATCGGCAAACATTGTCTTGACGACCTACGCCACAGTTGTTGCCGAAGACAAGGGAAAGAAGCTACTACAAGAACTGACATGGTTTCGAATAGTTCTCGATGAGG CGCATTGGATCCGAAACGCGTCATCGAAACAGTTCAAGGCTATCGCAAAGCTTTCTGCCCGCAACCGTTGGTGTCTTACCGGAACGCCAATTCAAAACAAGCTGGAAGATATTGCATCGTTGGCAGCCTTTCTGCAACTCCAGCCTTTCCCCACTATGGCTTCGTTTCGACAAGGTGTCCTAGACCCCCTCTCCCACGGAGGGAACGACTTCGCAAAGCCACTTCGATCTTGGCTTCGAGCGGTCTGCATCCGAAGAACTGAGAAGCTGCTTCAGCTATCAGACTGCAGAGAAGAGGTCGTGAAGGTGTTCTTGTCTGAAACGGAACGACAGCTCTACGTCCAAGTTTTACATCGAACCAAACGGGACATTGACGACATCGTGAGCAAGGGCAAGAGCATCAAAAAGTACAACGTTTTGTTTACTGCCATTTTAAAGATGCGCATGCTCTGTAACACTGGAACATTTTCTAGACCATCTGCCTCAGAGGGTTTCCTTGATGGCACCCACAAGAAGGAAACTGGATGCGAGCGATGTACAACAACCAAGGACGAAGACTCAGCTTTGCTGTTGATGTCCTCTCAGTTCTGCCCAGACTGCGATCGCTCTTTGGGAGTTTCCAGTCCTATGTCAGACTTTGTCTCCGGCCAGAGCGGCAACTCGCCGCATGTGGGACTGTCTCCAGCACCAGAGGATAGGTTAACCCTCACTAGTGGCCACTCCGAGAAGCTTACTGCAGTGATCCAAAAGATTCTGACGAGCGACTCCGATTCTAAGCA CATTGTGTTCTCTTACTGGACCTCCACCCTGGATCTTCTTTCGAACTTCCTCCACAAAGAGGCAGTGCATCACGTCCAGATTGATGGGAGAACGAGTTGTGTCGAAAGATCACGGAGACTTGAGGCCTTCAAAGAAAGGACAGACATACCCATTCTGCTCATGTCGGTCGAGACGGGCGCTCTGGG ACTCAACTTGACAGCCGCTAACTGCGTTCACATTGTCGAACCCCAGTGGAACCCTTCGGTTGAAGAGCAGGCCGTTGCTCGTGCTTTACGAATGGGTCAGAAGCGAAATGTCACTGTCTTCCGTTACGTTGCGCAAGGGACTGTTGAGCAG AACATCATTCACCtgcagaaaaagaagaagagtgTGGCAAAGTTCATGTTCAATGCGGACACTGCGGATGAACTCGATGGAAAGATTGAG GACATGAGGTTtgtcttggacttggactcgGGCCTGAAGCCATAA